ttaaacccccccccccccccccgagcaaaacATGCCTCAGTCAGGTTCAGCTCGGCTTAGACATAGAGTAAAACTGCCTCTATgctgtcccatcaaatactcccaggacaggtacagcacggatcagAAACCAAATCCATAAGCATTTTCTTTGCCTTTCTCCTGTTTAGTGATTCCCGTCCAACACACACCATTTGCCATCAGAATGAATTCATCCACCCTTTTAGCGGGTTAATGCCAATACAAAGCTATAAACTGCCTGTAGATTACTCCCAACTGTAAAGATGCTTTGAGAATTGGACAAATAGCGGAAGTGTAGCTAGTTATTTATTTTGGAGAGAGGGAACTTAGAAGATGTGGAATAGGAAGGTTGCCTATGAAGGAATAATCATACCTGGAGTCTGCATGGAGTGATGCTGAGGACACATGCTCCATATTTTCTTCTATTCTTAGAtaaccagtgatgcccaaatcATTTCAAACTGATCCAAATGTAAAGCACATATGAAGAGTTGGGGAGAGAAGGAACTGCAGGTCAATTGTGCGATGTTTTAGAAGGGGCTAAGTTAATGCTTACGAATCTTGCTATTTATATCTTAGCCTATGACAAAGATTTTAGAGGAGACATATCCTCCTCTCAATTTGCTGATGGCTACACCAATTCAATAAATTTTGAGCATAACACACTCAAGTGATATGGCATCATAGTGATCTGGATTTCAAAAGAAGTGAACCAGTGATCAGTAACTGGATCCACCTGAGTCAAGGAATGAGGAATGTGACACTGTCTCTCATTGCCTCTTCCATCCTAACCAGTGGGTATAAAATGCAGGGAGTAGTGTGTGCAAAACCTACAtcaatccattaaaaaaaaaatttgagtactcaattcattttttcccaattaaggggcaatttagtgtggccaatgcacctaccctgcacatctttaagttgtgggggcgaaaccctcgcaaacacagggagaatgtgcaaactccacacagacagtgacccagagccgggatcaaaccttgggcctcggcggcgtgaggcagcaatgctaaccactgcgccaccgtgctgctctacatCGATCCATTTTATATGATTCTTACTGACTGCTGCATACAGTTGAAAACAAGCAAACTGAGGGATCAACCGTAACTGTTTCCAAGGGGTGGGAAACATGGGCAAGATGTAGAATGGGTGGCTGACATACTACCATTGGTTTCACAACCGGGAACAGTCAGAACCGAGCCTTGAATGAATGCTGTTGGTAGCTTCAGGGTCAGATGCTGGTTGATTCAAAGCCCCAAACTGTAGTCTGAGTATAGCAATTTGGCTGACATTTCAGGAAATGCTATCATGTTAAAAACGCCATCCTTCGGCTCAGAAACTAAACCAAGTTCTTTTGAGGTGGATGCAAATGCTGCAATGGAAAGAAAGTAGGACTGGTATTGAGACGTAGGCCTTCTCCATCTGAAGCTTGTGATGTGAGGCTCACCAAGCTTCCGTTTTGTTGCCGACGGACTAGCTTGCCCATTCAAACCCAACTCAAAAATAAAGTGTTGCTTACCTGCAAATAGCGCCAACATTTTCCATGATGTAACACTGCCCACCATTGTAGCAGTAGTTTGGGACCATGTCGCAAATGGACTTGCAAGACTTATTCTGCTTCTGGTATCCCAGTTTGCAGTCACTCCCATTTCCTCCAAGAACAGGGGGTGACAGGCTGGTATCTCGTCTGCTCTCAGAGCCAGAAGAGCCAGTGAAGGCATTTTTCTTGAGGAAAGATTCTGATCTGAAGTCCTGGTTGGGCACAGTCTGCATGCTCATGCCTTCTTCCTTCACCAACATGGTCTGTATCTTCGGAGAGACAGTGGTTAGCCTAAGCTCATTCTCATCCTCCAGCTCAGTGGAGATTTCATCCCAATAATATGTGGCCATTTGGACATCTGAGACACTGATATCAGGGCCAAGTGTCAAGGCAGGGAGGTCCGACAAGTCATCTTCCGTGGAGCCTAAGTTGGATGGTGTAATGAGAACATCTGAAGCTTCAATAACGGGAAATCTGTCATACGAGCCAATCGTTGTATTATTTTCAGGACTGTAAATGTAATCGGTGGGCATCTCAGAGGGCTCACTTGTTGTCAGGGGTTGGAGGGCAGGGATGGTACCCACCTGGGACCACAACTGCATCTCCAGGTCCAAGCGAGTGTAGTCAGTGCTCCCTTCTGCCCCTTGGGTTGTGAGGTTGGTTGCCTCTTCAAACAAGTCCAACTTGGTGTCCTGATTCTCTTTGAATGCAGCGGTCCCTCTTGTTGGCCCAAACGTCCCTCCAATTCCCTCAGCCCCTTTCACCTTGTCCAAGCTAGGGACTGCAATTTGCCCAGCAGAtgggctggcagggctggctgggctGGGTGGCTCCTGCTCCAATTCCTGCTCAGCTCCCTGGCAGCCTAGGCAGCCGGCAGGCTCCTGATCCAAGTCATTGGTGAGAGAAGAGGAGGTTACCCCTAGGCCACCCACTTCCTCTGACCCAGAGTGGCTGCCATTTACTCCCTGCTCCCAACCCAGCTGTCCACTGCCAGTTCCATCATCCAGCCCCTCACTCTGGGGTTGCTCTTCCATGGAGTTCTTCCCTAATGCATCTGCAAAAGCTTGGGTGGATTCACCTGGAGTTGGCCAAGGAGAGTGGCTGGGAGTAGTGGAAACATTTAGGGAAGCCTTGAGGCGAGGAACTGTCTGGAGATCTGGGGCATAAGAattggtgagagatgaggagttgtCGATGTTTAGCACAGCGGAAGTGGTATCCTCAGTAGGATGGGCAGACACTGTGTCATCTGATCCTGGAATAGAGCACAGCAGATTGGGAATGAGGTGAGGAAAGATAGAGAGGTTTAACTGGGTAAAACACGTGTGTAAAATGTACAAACTCGACAACATCTATATATCATATACATGTGCATATAACATCTGTAAATAATGAATGTGCTAAGCAATACACCAGAatacaggggcgcgattctccgaaatggagaccaggggcgaaattctcctacccgccccgccacatttctgcgccgaccggccggcgggagtctccgtaacaccggccggtcaatggggtttcccattgtggggcagccccacgccgtcgggaaacccccgggcgccggcaaaacggagactcccgctggcggagaatgacgccctaagtgtttgcgccgtcatgaacgccgtcgcgtttcacaacggtgcGAAACGGGTGTgaggacgaccgattctggcccccatagggggccagcacggcgctggagtggttcgctccgctccagcctcccttcccggcgccaaatggacgccgcgccaacccgtgcaagtgcgggggacttcttcagcgcgctggccccgacgcaacatggcgtgggggttcaggggctggccgcgcaacaaagtaggcccgggggtggagaggccggcctgccgatcggtaggccccgatcatgggccagaccccattggagactccccccccccagtgaaggggcgcttttccctgccccacaggccgccccccccccgacccttcgcgcagaattcccgccagcagcgaccaggggtgaacggtgccggcaggactctgcTTTTTACGCGTGGCCGcttggccccgccgattccagcggcccgcggccggcgccatgcCAAACATGcctgcgcaaatggcgccgattttccgcacctcggagaatcgcccgccggcgtcggggcggcgtggtgcggttgcgccgattctctggcctgcccGGGGCTGAGAGAATCGCGTCCCAGAAGTATATGTAATGGAAATGTTGTGAATAAAATGTATTTTATACAATGGAAATATTATTTAACAATTCCATATAATTGGTTTACCAAGTTTAACATAAATATACAGGTATATTATAGGTATACGAGGTTATTGATGAAGATCCCGTCGTCTCAactttgtccctcacctgaggtgtggtgacgctCAGGTTAAACCCCcagcagtcagttctccccctcaaaggagaaagcagccgatagtcatctgggactatggtgactttacttttacttaCAGGTATATATAATGATCATAGAGCATATAACATTTGTCTATTAGAAACATGCTGTACAACAAAGATAATGTActatgaatgctggaaatctgaaataaaaatggaaattaT
This Scyliorhinus torazame isolate Kashiwa2021f chromosome 11, sScyTor2.1, whole genome shotgun sequence DNA region includes the following protein-coding sequences:
- the LOC140385694 gene encoding uncharacterized protein isoform X1, whose product is MGKSIECEFHCSLGWKLLLLAWALCSHQFMAAAVPGSDDTVSAHPTEDTTSAVLNIDNSSSLTNSYAPDLQTVPRLKASLNVSTTPSHSPWPTPGESTQAFADALGKNSMEEQPQSEGLDDGTGSGQLGWEQGVNGSHSGSEEVGGLGVTSSSLTNDLDQEPAGCLGCQGAEQELEQEPPSPASPASPSAGQIAVPSLDKVKGAEGIGGTFGPTRGTAAFKENQDTKLDLFEEATNLTTQGAEGSTDYTRLDLEMQLWSQVGTIPALQPLTTSEPSEMPTDYIYSPENNTTIGSYDRFPVIEASDVLITPSNLGSTEDDLSDLPALTLGPDISVSDVQMATYYWDEISTELEDENELRLTTVSPKIQTMLVKEEGMSMQTVPNQDFRSESFLKKNAFTGSSGSESRRDTSLSPPVLGGNGSDCKLGYQKQNKSCKSICDMVPNYCYNGGQCYIMENVGAICRCNAQDYIWHKGMRCEFIITEFQVMCIAVGSSAVVILLLFMLTVFFAKKMYSLKTENKKLRKRSTSYWIGSGNEQTQFHSKYRPQLEQHNDNFSLSTIAEGSQANDDANGQNKTQDSLKTCPKDGDSLNVQNNWTPKHDNKDGASAEVNSLQNNMM
- the LOC140385694 gene encoding uncharacterized protein isoform X2, which translates into the protein MGKSIECEFHCSLGWKLLLLAWALCSHQFMAAAVPGSDDTVSAHPTEDTTSAVLNIDNSSSLTNSYAPDLQTVPRLKASLNVSTTPSHSPWPTPGESTQAFADALGKNSMEEQPQSEGLDDGTGSGQLGWEQGVNGSHSGSEEVGGLGVTSSSLTNDLDQEPAGCLGCQGAEQELEQEPPSPASPASPSAGQIAVPSLDKVKGAEGIGGTFGPTRGTAAFKENQDTKLDLFEEATNLTTQGAEGSTDYTRLDLEMQLWSQVGTIPALQPLTTSEPSEMPTDYIYSPENNTTIGSYDRFPVIEASDVLITPSNLGSTEDDLSDLPALTLGPDISVSDVQMATYYWDEISTELEDENELRLTTVSPKIQTMLVKEEGMSMQTVPNQDFRSESFLKKNAFTGSSGSESRRDTSLSPPVLGGNGSDCKLGYQKQNKSCKSICDMVPNYCYNGGQCYIMENVGAICRCNAQDYIWHKGMRCEFIITEFQVMCIAVGSSAVVILLLFMLTVFFAKKMYSLKTENKKLRKRSKYRPQLEQHNDNFSLSTIAEGSQANDDANGQNKTQDSLKTCPKDGDSLNVQNNWTPKHDNKDGASAEVNSLQNNMM
- the LOC140385694 gene encoding uncharacterized protein isoform X3; this encodes MEEQPQSEGLDDGTGSGQLGWEQGVNGSHSGSEEVGGLGVTSSSLTNDLDQEPAGCLGCQGAEQELEQEPPSPASPASPSAGQIAVPSLDKVKGAEGIGGTFGPTRGTAAFKENQDTKLDLFEEATNLTTQGAEGSTDYTRLDLEMQLWSQVGTIPALQPLTTSEPSEMPTDYIYSPENNTTIGSYDRFPVIEASDVLITPSNLGSTEDDLSDLPALTLGPDISVSDVQMATYYWDEISTELEDENELRLTTVSPKIQTMLVKEEGMSMQTVPNQDFRSESFLKKNAFTGSSGSESRRDTSLSPPVLGGNGSDCKLGYQKQNKSCKSICDMVPNYCYNGGQCYIMENVGAICRCNAQDYIWHKGMRCEFIITEFQVMCIAVGSSAVVILLLFMLTVFFAKKMYSLKTENKKLRKRSTSYWIGSGNEQTQFHSKYRPQLEQHNDNFSLSTIAEGSQANDDANGQNKTQDSLKTCPKDGDSLNVQNNWTPKHDNKDGASAEVNSLQNNMM